A genomic window from Salvia hispanica cultivar TCC Black 2014 chromosome 5, UniMelb_Shisp_WGS_1.0, whole genome shotgun sequence includes:
- the LOC125189756 gene encoding protein ALP1-like, translating to MQGCLDALDGTYINVRVPIADAPRYRNIKGHITTNTLAVCDPHLRFVYVLPGWEGSAGDSRILRDAISRPLELKVPKECYYLCDNANANAEGFVTPYKGVRYHLKELGFGTHAPQTPDELFNLRHTKARNKIKQSFAVLKMRLGILRSASFYPIEVQTGLIITYFLLHNFICGQMEVDPIEAELDNQDDDETEMEHEQPVGDHINSMEPSASWNKKMDDLARAMWVERNNM from the exons ATGCAGGGGTGTCTAGATGCCTTAGATGGAACGTATATCAACGTACGAGTTCCTATTGCTGACGCACCTCGATATCGAAACATAAAAGGCCACATCACCACAAACACACTAGCCGTATGTGACCCACATCTTCGCTTTGTTTACGTTCTGCCTGGATGGGAGGGATCTGCAGGTGATTCAAGGATTTTACGTGATGCAATAAGTAGACCATTAGAACTCAAAGTGCCAAAAG AATGTTACTATCTTTGTGACAATGCAAATGCGAACGCCGAAGGATTTGTGACGCCGTATAAAGGAGTCCGTTATCATCTGAAGGAATTGGGTTTTGGCACGCATGCACCTCAAACGCCCGATGAGCTGTTTAACTTGAGACACACCAAGGctagaaataaaatcaagcAATCGTTTGCCGTGTTGAAGATGCGATTGGGTATACTCCGATCTGCAAGTTTCTACCCGATAGAGGTTCAAACAGGCTTGATTATCACATATTTCCTACTTCACAATTTCATTTGTGGTCAAATGGAGGTTGATCCGATCGAGGCAGAGTTGGACAACCAAGACGACGATGAGACTGAAATGGAGCACGAGCAACCGGTTGGTGATCATATTAATAGTATGGAACCTTCAGCATCGTGGAATAAGAAAATGGATGACCTTGCGAGAGCTATGTGGGTTGAGAGAAATAATATGTAA